Proteins encoded by one window of Blautia luti:
- the dapA gene encoding 4-hydroxy-tetrahydrodipicolinate synthase, with amino-acid sequence MAIFKGAGVAIVTPMYEDGKVNYDKLEELLEYQIANSTDAIIICGTTGESSTMTHGEHLKTIKFAIDKVNKRVPVIAGTGSNCTETAIMMSKEAASYGADALLIVTPYYNKATQKGLIAHYTAIAEAVPETPIIMYNVPSRTGCNIQPATAVALAKNVKNIVGIKAASGDLSQIATMMSMADGCIELYSGNDDQVLPILSLGGLGVISVLSNVAPKETHDMVMKFLEGDTRGAAEIQLKAIPLIHALFSEVNPIPVKAALNLMGKEVGPLRMPLTEMDDANKAVLAQAMKDFGIKLA; translated from the coding sequence ATGGCAATTTTTAAAGGTGCGGGCGTTGCGATCGTAACCCCTATGTATGAGGATGGAAAGGTAAACTATGATAAGCTCGAAGAGCTTTTGGAGTATCAGATCGCAAACAGTACAGATGCGATCATCATTTGCGGAACAACAGGAGAATCATCTACAATGACACACGGAGAACACCTTAAGACGATCAAATTCGCCATTGATAAGGTAAACAAACGTGTCCCGGTTATCGCAGGTACAGGTTCCAATTGTACAGAAACTGCGATCATGATGTCAAAGGAGGCAGCTTCCTATGGTGCAGATGCCCTTCTGATCGTTACTCCTTACTATAATAAGGCAACACAGAAAGGCCTGATCGCTCATTATACAGCTATCGCAGAGGCAGTTCCGGAAACTCCGATCATCATGTACAATGTACCAAGCCGTACGGGATGTAATATCCAGCCTGCAACTGCAGTAGCACTTGCAAAGAATGTAAAGAATATCGTAGGTATCAAAGCTGCAAGCGGTGACCTGTCTCAGATCGCAACCATGATGTCCATGGCTGACGGATGCATTGAGCTGTATTCCGGAAACGATGACCAGGTATTGCCAATCCTTTCACTTGGCGGACTTGGAGTAATTTCCGTACTTTCCAACGTAGCTCCGAAGGAGACTCATGATATGGTTATGAAGTTCCTGGAGGGAGATACCAGGGGCGCAGCTGAGATCCAGTTAAAAGCAATTCCGCTGATCCATGCATTATTCAGCGAAGTAAACCCGATCCCTGTAAAAGCAGCCCTGAACCTGATGGGTAAGGAAGTAGGACCGCTTCGTATGCCTCTGACAGAGATGGATGATGCAAATAAAGCAGTTCTGGCACAGGCCATGAAAGACTTCGGCATTAAACTGGCATAA
- a CDS encoding cob(I)yrinic acid a,c-diamide adenosyltransferase encodes MEKEFTEVYCGSGKGKTTLAIGQCLKASAKGKSVIIIQFLKGKERRELDFLEELDNLDIKIFRFEKMEQCYEELNDQEKAEEKTNILNALNFARKVIATQECDFLLLDEILGLLDYGITTEEAIGEILKMKDESMHILLTGRTLPDSLRKYADSITTLTTELIADQKVTEE; translated from the coding sequence ATGGAAAAAGAATTTACAGAGGTTTACTGTGGAAGTGGAAAGGGTAAAACTACTCTGGCCATCGGTCAGTGCCTGAAAGCTTCGGCAAAGGGTAAAAGCGTTATCATCATTCAGTTTCTGAAAGGAAAAGAGCGCAGAGAGCTGGATTTTCTGGAGGAATTGGACAATCTGGACATTAAGATCTTCCGTTTCGAGAAAATGGAACAATGCTATGAAGAGCTCAATGACCAGGAGAAGGCTGAGGAGAAGACGAATATTTTGAATGCGCTGAATTTCGCGCGTAAAGTGATCGCTACACAGGAATGTGACTTCCTGCTGCTGGATGAGATCCTCGGGCTTCTGGATTATGGAATTACTACGGAAGAGGCTATCGGTGAGATCCTGAAGATGAAGGATGAGAGTATGCACATTCTGCTCACAGGAAGGACTCTGCCTGACAGTCTGCGTAAATATGCAGACAGTATTACCACACTGACGACAGAATTAATTGCTGATCAGAAAGTTACAGAAGAATAA
- a CDS encoding single-stranded DNA-binding protein produces MADKIIENNQVSMMGKIAAGFTFSHQVFGEGFYMTELLVKRLSESEDRIPVMVSERLVDVTQDYIGEYVEIHGQFRSYNRHEEKHNRLVLSVFTRELKFVEEEDETIPVNQIFLDGFICKPPVYRKTPLGREIADLLLAVNRPYGKSDYIPCICWGRNARYASAFEVGGHVLIWGRIQSREYIKRTGENETEKRVAYEVSVSKLEYME; encoded by the coding sequence ATGGCAGATAAAATTATTGAAAACAATCAGGTATCTATGATGGGAAAAATTGCAGCTGGATTCACATTCAGCCACCAGGTATTCGGCGAAGGATTTTACATGACAGAGCTTCTGGTAAAGCGGCTCAGTGAGTCAGAAGACAGAATACCAGTGATGGTATCGGAACGTCTGGTGGATGTGACACAGGATTACATAGGGGAATACGTGGAGATCCACGGACAGTTCCGTTCCTATAACAGACATGAGGAAAAGCATAACCGCCTGGTGCTTTCTGTATTTACCAGGGAACTGAAATTCGTTGAGGAAGAGGATGAAACCATTCCGGTGAACCAGATATTTCTGGACGGATTTATCTGCAAACCGCCGGTATATCGTAAGACACCTCTTGGAAGGGAAATCGCAGATCTGCTTCTGGCAGTAAACAGACCTTATGGAAAATCGGACTACATACCCTGCATCTGCTGGGGAAGAAATGCACGCTATGCTTCCGCTTTCGAAGTGGGCGGGCATGTTTTGATCTGGGGCAGGATTCAGAGCAGGGAATATATAAAAAGAACCGGGGAAAATGAAACAGAGAAAAGGGTCGCTTATGAGGTTTCTGTAAGCAAGCTGGAGTATATGGAATAG
- the typA gene encoding translational GTPase TypA, whose product MRTKREDVRNVAIIAHVDHGKTTLVDQLLKQSGVFRENQEVQERVMDSNDIERERGITILSKNTAIHYKDTKINIIDTPGHADFGGEVERVLKMVDGVILLVDAFEGAMPQTKFVLKKALELDLHVIVCINKIDRPEARPDEVVDEVLELLMDLGASDEQLDCPFLYASAKAGHAVIDLNDTPKDMAPLFDAILKYIPAPEGDPDADTQVLISTIDYNEYVGRIGVGKVENGKIAVNQELTLLNHHDLDKRKKVKISKLYEFDGLNKVEVKEATIGSIVAISGIADIHIGDTLCGGENPEAIPFQKISEPTIAMNFIVNDSPLAGQEGKYITSRHLRDRLYRELNTDVSLRVEDTETTEAFKVSGRGELHLSVLIENMRREGYEFAVSKPEVLYKTDERGKKLEPMEIAYVDVPEEFSGTVIQKLSERKGELQGMSTASDGTVRLEFHIPSRGLIGFRGEFLTSTKGTGIINTMFDGYAPYKGDFQYRKQGSLIAFEAGEAVTYGLFAAQERGTLFIGPGAKVYSGMVIGQNGKAEDIELNVCKTKHLTNTRSSSADDALKLTPPRILSLEQAIDFIDQDELLEVTPESLRIRKRLLDSRERKRAAFRKA is encoded by the coding sequence ATGAGAACAAAACGCGAAGACGTACGTAACGTAGCCATTATCGCACACGTTGACCATGGCAAAACAACTCTGGTTGACCAGCTTCTGAAACAGAGTGGTGTATTCCGTGAGAACCAGGAGGTTCAGGAACGTGTCATGGACTCCAATGACATCGAACGTGAACGTGGTATCACTATTTTATCCAAGAACACAGCCATTCATTACAAAGATACAAAGATCAACATCATCGACACACCAGGACATGCTGATTTCGGCGGCGAAGTAGAACGTGTACTTAAGATGGTAGACGGTGTTATTCTTCTCGTTGATGCTTTCGAAGGTGCTATGCCTCAGACTAAATTCGTTCTTAAGAAAGCCCTTGAACTTGATCTCCATGTAATCGTATGTATCAACAAGATCGACCGTCCGGAGGCTCGTCCTGACGAGGTTGTAGATGAAGTTCTGGAACTTCTTATGGACCTTGGTGCTTCTGATGAGCAGCTTGACTGTCCGTTCCTGTATGCTTCTGCCAAAGCAGGACATGCTGTGATCGACTTAAATGATACTCCTAAGGATATGGCTCCGCTGTTTGACGCTATCCTGAAATATATCCCGGCTCCGGAGGGAGATCCTGATGCAGATACTCAGGTTCTGATCAGTACCATTGACTACAACGAATATGTTGGACGTATCGGTGTAGGTAAAGTTGAGAATGGTAAAATTGCAGTGAATCAGGAACTGACTCTGTTAAACCATCATGATCTGGACAAACGTAAGAAAGTTAAGATCAGCAAGCTCTATGAGTTTGACGGTCTGAACAAAGTTGAAGTGAAAGAAGCTACTATTGGTTCTATCGTTGCTATTTCCGGTATCGCAGATATCCACATCGGTGATACCCTCTGCGGTGGAGAGAACCCGGAGGCTATTCCTTTCCAGAAGATTTCCGAGCCTACCATTGCCATGAACTTCATTGTAAATGACAGTCCGCTGGCTGGTCAGGAAGGTAAATACATCACATCCCGTCATCTTCGTGACCGTCTCTACCGTGAGCTGAATACAGACGTCAGCCTTCGTGTAGAAGATACTGAGACAACAGAAGCATTTAAAGTTTCCGGACGTGGAGAACTTCATCTGTCTGTCCTGATCGAGAACATGAGACGTGAAGGTTATGAATTCGCAGTAAGTAAACCAGAAGTTCTGTATAAGACAGACGAACGTGGCAAGAAGCTTGAACCTATGGAAATCGCTTATGTAGATGTTCCGGAGGAATTCTCCGGTACTGTGATCCAGAAGCTCAGCGAACGTAAAGGTGAGCTGCAGGGTATGAGCACTGCCAGCGATGGCACTGTACGTCTGGAGTTCCACATTCCTTCCCGTGGACTGATCGGATTCCGTGGTGAATTCCTTACATCCACAAAAGGTACCGGTATCATCAATACTATGTTTGACGGCTATGCACCTTATAAGGGAGATTTCCAGTACAGAAAACAGGGATCTCTCATCGCATTTGAAGCTGGTGAAGCTGTTACTTATGGTCTGTTCGCAGCTCAGGAGCGTGGTACTCTGTTTATCGGACCTGGCGCTAAAGTTTACAGCGGTATGGTTATCGGTCAGAATGGTAAAGCTGAAGATATCGAACTGAATGTATGCAAGACCAAACATCTGACCAACACACGTTCTTCTTCCGCTGATGATGCACTGAAACTGACACCGCCAAGAATCCTCAGTCTGGAGCAGGCAATCGACTTCATCGACCAGGATGAACTTCTGGAGGTTACACCGGAGTCTCTCCGTATCCGTAAGAGACTGCTGGATTCCAGAGAACGTAAGAGAGCAGCTTTCAGAAAAGCCTGA
- a CDS encoding class II aldolase/adducin family protein — protein sequence MDLSTLVKMSNTYGSNPAYVLAGGGNTSVKDDTTLYVKGSGTQLATIKAEEFVEMSRARLNEIMKTDYPEDDVKRESLYLADVMAAVTDADKTKRPSVEALLHNLFAYTYVLHVHPTLVNGLTCGKGAKELSEQLLGKDVLWIDICKPGYTLARICYEKMNAYKEESGKDVQVLLLQNHGIFVAANTVEEIGVLFDGVISKLEKQVKRTADVSDAVTPEKEQAAEKLSRLLGHAVEVVPAAEADNFVKDKAAAAPLLKPFTPDHIVYCGPYPLFVEDIDQAKAALDEFMAENDKEPRLILVQGVGAFIMEDDKGKAAKAQLLVKDAIKLAVYAESFGGPLHMTDDITYFITHWEAEAYRSKK from the coding sequence ATGGATCTTTCAACCCTAGTAAAGATGTCAAATACTTATGGAAGTAACCCTGCTTATGTTCTTGCAGGCGGTGGTAATACTTCAGTAAAAGACGACACCACATTGTATGTAAAAGGCTCCGGTACACAGCTTGCCACAATCAAGGCAGAGGAATTTGTGGAAATGAGCAGAGCACGCTTGAATGAGATCATGAAAACAGATTATCCTGAAGATGATGTCAAACGTGAATCACTGTATCTTGCAGATGTTATGGCTGCAGTAACAGATGCTGACAAAACAAAACGTCCAAGTGTGGAAGCATTGCTCCATAACTTATTTGCCTACACATATGTACTGCATGTTCATCCTACACTTGTCAACGGACTGACCTGCGGAAAAGGGGCAAAGGAACTCAGTGAACAGCTTCTTGGAAAAGATGTACTCTGGATTGATATCTGCAAACCCGGCTATACACTTGCACGTATCTGTTATGAGAAAATGAATGCTTATAAAGAAGAATCCGGAAAAGATGTTCAGGTTCTTTTGCTCCAGAATCACGGAATTTTCGTTGCAGCAAATACTGTAGAGGAAATTGGAGTATTATTTGACGGAGTGATCAGTAAATTAGAGAAACAGGTAAAGAGAACTGCTGATGTCAGTGATGCGGTTACACCTGAAAAAGAGCAGGCAGCAGAGAAGCTTTCCCGGTTACTGGGACATGCGGTAGAAGTTGTACCTGCAGCAGAAGCTGATAACTTCGTAAAAGATAAGGCAGCGGCTGCACCGCTTCTGAAACCATTTACACCGGATCACATTGTATACTGTGGACCATATCCGTTATTTGTAGAGGATATTGATCAGGCAAAAGCAGCACTGGATGAATTTATGGCAGAGAATGACAAAGAGCCAAGACTGATCCTGGTACAGGGAGTTGGCGCCTTTATTATGGAAGATGATAAGGGAAAAGCTGCAAAAGCACAGCTTCTTGTAAAAGATGCCATCAAGCTTGCAGTATATGCAGAAAGCTTTGGCGGACCGCTTCACATGACAGATGATATTACATACTTTATCACACATTGGGAAGCAGAAGCATACCGCAGTAAGAAGTGA
- the cls gene encoding cardiolipin synthase, with the protein MKQDTLEGRAKTKNGVKRLCFSAVCILLEAAFIIAMITKLNQYAEIINLMTRLLAGVLVLKLYASDQTSSMKMPWVILILVFPILGVGLYLLIGLNGGTRKMRERYDQIDRELLPLLPNDSECRETLGRKIPKAGNISDYIQKNASYPVYQNTDVIYYDEAVKGLEAQLADLAKAEKFIFMEYHAIEDAQAWHKIQRVLEDRVKAGVEVRVFYDDMGSIGFINTDFIKKMENVGIHCRVFNPFTPGLNVFLNNRDHRKITVIDGKVGFTGGYNLANEYFNFTHPYGQWKDTGIRLEGEAVRSLTVTFLEMWNAVSDKDKNDSDFTEFLVQTDYQAKQTGFIQPYADSPMDHEQVGEEVYISMVNKAEKYCWFMTPYLIITDEMTHALCLAAKRGVDVRIITPGIPDKKMIYNITRSFYHGLVKHGVRIYEWTPGFCHAKMSVADDCMATCGTINLDYRSLYHHFENGCFMADCQAVLDIRNDLAATMDECREVTEQYSTGRSAYLRLGQLFMRLFAGLL; encoded by the coding sequence ATGAAACAGGATACCCTGGAAGGCAGGGCGAAAACGAAAAATGGTGTAAAACGATTATGCTTTTCCGCAGTATGTATTTTACTGGAAGCAGCTTTTATCATTGCTATGATCACAAAGCTGAATCAATATGCGGAGATTATCAATCTGATGACAAGGCTTCTTGCAGGTGTACTGGTTCTTAAGCTGTATGCGTCAGACCAGACTTCATCTATGAAAATGCCCTGGGTTATTTTGATTCTTGTATTCCCTATCTTGGGAGTGGGATTGTACTTACTGATTGGTCTCAATGGCGGTACCCGTAAAATGCGGGAGCGTTATGACCAGATCGACAGGGAACTTCTGCCGTTGCTTCCCAATGACAGTGAGTGCAGGGAAACGCTTGGCAGGAAAATCCCGAAGGCAGGCAATATTTCTGATTATATACAGAAAAATGCTTCCTATCCGGTCTATCAGAATACAGATGTTATTTATTATGATGAGGCAGTCAAAGGGCTGGAGGCTCAGCTGGCAGATCTGGCAAAGGCAGAGAAATTCATTTTTATGGAATATCATGCCATTGAGGATGCACAGGCCTGGCATAAAATCCAGAGAGTTCTGGAGGACCGCGTAAAGGCAGGCGTAGAAGTCAGAGTATTTTATGACGACATGGGTTCCATTGGGTTTATCAATACAGACTTCATTAAGAAAATGGAAAATGTGGGAATCCATTGCAGAGTGTTCAACCCTTTTACTCCGGGTCTGAATGTGTTCCTGAATAACCGGGATCACCGCAAGATCACAGTGATCGATGGAAAAGTGGGATTTACCGGCGGTTACAACCTTGCCAACGAATATTTTAATTTCACACATCCTTATGGACAGTGGAAGGACACAGGTATCCGTCTGGAGGGGGAGGCTGTACGTTCCCTGACAGTAACATTCCTGGAGATGTGGAATGCTGTCAGTGATAAGGATAAAAATGACAGTGATTTTACCGAATTTCTGGTTCAGACAGATTATCAGGCAAAGCAGACAGGATTTATCCAACCCTATGCGGACAGTCCTATGGATCATGAACAGGTAGGTGAAGAAGTGTATATCAGTATGGTGAATAAAGCGGAAAAATATTGCTGGTTTATGACTCCGTACCTGATCATCACAGATGAAATGACCCATGCTCTGTGTCTTGCAGCCAAGCGAGGGGTAGATGTAAGGATCATTACACCTGGTATTCCGGATAAAAAGATGATCTACAATATCACACGCTCCTTTTACCATGGACTGGTAAAACATGGAGTGCGTATCTACGAATGGACACCTGGTTTCTGTCATGCAAAGATGAGTGTGGCAGATGATTGTATGGCAACCTGCGGAACCATAAATCTGGATTACAGAAGTCTGTATCATCATTTTGAAAACGGCTGCTTTATGGCAGACTGCCAGGCAGTTCTGGATATCCGAAATGATCTTGCAGCAACAATGGATGAATGCCGTGAAGTCACAGAACAGTACAGTACCGGACGCAGCGCATATCTGCGATTGGGACAGCTGTTTATGAGATTATTTGCGGGATTATTATAA
- a CDS encoding FUSC family protein, whose product MTFYQELQLSSTGSKQLIRSTTDPKEKRRHILIYNFKVYLVMAFCVAVVSMYSKLTGSSNSVVGVTVLLAVLVLRQADFGIRTTHGLLSIAGIFGILMAGPRLANMVPPLAAFAVNAVCILLLMILGCHNVIMYNHSTFVLGYLLLLGYDVTGKEYTFRVIGLLVGMVICMIVFYKNQRNRAYRRTFLDLFREFDLKSARSRWYVKLTLIVSSAMLVMNLLGLPRAMWAGIACMSVCLPFTEDCIPRSVSRGMFNVVGCLLFIVLYLVLPKSMYPYIGMIGGIGVGYSAGYPWQTAFNTFGALSIAAGIFGMPAAIALRIGANVLGAAYTVICNKVTDKVAEYIGTNKCAENLS is encoded by the coding sequence ATGACATTTTATCAGGAATTACAATTGAGTTCGACCGGCTCCAAACAGCTGATCAGAAGCACCACAGACCCAAAAGAGAAAAGACGGCACATTTTAATCTATAATTTTAAAGTGTATTTGGTTATGGCTTTTTGCGTAGCAGTGGTGAGCATGTATAGCAAGCTTACAGGAAGCAGCAACAGCGTAGTTGGTGTTACTGTTCTACTGGCAGTGCTTGTGCTGCGGCAGGCAGATTTCGGAATCAGGACAACACATGGACTGCTTTCCATTGCAGGGATCTTCGGTATTCTTATGGCAGGACCCCGTCTGGCAAATATGGTGCCTCCGTTAGCTGCGTTTGCAGTGAATGCGGTGTGTATTTTACTGCTGATGATACTGGGCTGTCACAATGTGATCATGTACAATCATTCCACCTTTGTTCTGGGATATTTGCTGCTTCTGGGATATGATGTGACAGGAAAGGAATACACCTTCCGTGTGATCGGCTTGTTGGTGGGAATGGTGATCTGTATGATCGTCTTCTATAAGAACCAGAGAAACAGAGCCTATCGAAGAACCTTCCTGGATTTGTTCCGGGAATTTGATCTTAAGTCAGCAAGAAGCAGATGGTATGTGAAACTGACACTGATTGTATCCAGCGCAATGCTGGTTATGAATCTTCTGGGACTTCCCAGAGCAATGTGGGCAGGAATCGCCTGTATGTCCGTATGTCTGCCTTTTACAGAGGACTGTATCCCAAGGTCTGTGAGCAGAGGAATGTTTAATGTTGTGGGCTGTCTGCTGTTTATTGTGCTGTATCTGGTACTTCCTAAATCCATGTATCCGTACATTGGAATGATCGGAGGAATCGGAGTTGGATATTCAGCAGGATATCCGTGGCAGACTGCATTTAATACATTTGGAGCGTTGTCTATTGCAGCAGGGATCTTCGGAATGCCGGCAGCAATAGCACTTCGTATAGGTGCCAATGTTCTGGGAGCAGCTTATACGGTAATCTGCAATAAAGTAACAGATAAAGTAGCAGAGTATATAGGCACAAATAAATGTGCAGAAAATCTTTCCTGA
- the bilS gene encoding flavodoxin family protein BilS, translated as MGIQRYSIIYSSKTGNTKKLAEKIREILPEENCDYFGTEGAKAFSSDTLYIGFWTDIGNADSATLELLKSLRNKKIFLFGTAGFGGSEAYFQQVLGKVKESVDESNTVMGEFMCQGKMPQSVRDRYVKMKEKSNHAPNLDELIQNFDRALSHPDNEDLDRLEEIIRRDLKK; from the coding sequence ATGGGAATACAAAGATACTCGATTATATACAGCAGTAAAACAGGGAACACAAAGAAGCTTGCGGAGAAGATCAGGGAGATACTGCCTGAGGAAAACTGTGACTATTTTGGAACAGAAGGAGCGAAGGCTTTTTCTTCCGACACATTATACATTGGATTCTGGACAGATATAGGGAATGCAGATTCTGCAACACTTGAACTGTTAAAGAGCCTGAGAAATAAAAAAATCTTTCTGTTTGGAACAGCAGGTTTCGGAGGCAGTGAAGCCTATTTCCAGCAGGTTCTCGGGAAAGTTAAAGAATCTGTGGATGAGAGTAATACAGTGATGGGAGAATTTATGTGTCAGGGGAAAATGCCCCAGTCAGTCAGGGACAGATACGTAAAGATGAAAGAGAAGTCGAATCATGCGCCGAACCTGGATGAACTGATCCAGAATTTTGACAGGGCGTTATCTCACCCTGACAATGAGGATCTGGACAGACTGGAAGAAATAATCAGAAGAGACCTGAAAAAATAA